In a genomic window of Candidatus Bathyarchaeota archaeon:
- a CDS encoding nucleotide pyrophosphohydrolase: protein MHIREFQEMMKQLYFKRDNERGIEGTFNWLVDEVQELGAELKGSDREATEKEFADVIAWLASLANIMGIDLEAAALAKYPHKCPKCQSAPCQCTF, encoded by the coding sequence ATGCATATCCGTGAATTCCAAGAAATGATGAAACAACTCTACTTCAAAAGAGACAACGAAAGAGGCATCGAGGGCACGTTTAACTGGTTAGTGGATGAAGTGCAAGAGTTAGGCGCGGAACTCAAAGGGTCCGACAGAGAAGCAACAGAAAAAGAATTCGCCGACGTCATCGCCTGGCTAGCATCTCTTGCCAACATAATGGGCATCGACCTTGAAGCTGCCGCGTTGGCTAAGTATCCGCACAAGTGCCCCAAATGTCAAAGCGCACCCTGCCAATGCACCTTTTAA
- a CDS encoding carbon-nitrogen hydrolase family protein yields the protein MKDKFKLALCQISSKREDKQGNLQKIEELTRKAKAEGAELAVFPEMCLTGYVLHDQIYELAETIPGPSIKKVEALAKETGMHIIFGMPERSEKAKLTLYNTAVCIGPDGVIGKYRKMYLPTHSVFEEKRYFRLGYEPVALQTSLGNIGLTICYDVFFPEVFRLPRLMGAQLIVCISASPAVRRSYFEVLTSARALENTAFLAYVNLAGVQEGLQFWGGSRLVSPTGDVLAKAKYDEEDFVIAEVDFTDLRAAETFIPTMRDLRPELFEKLKDFCERF from the coding sequence ATGAAGGATAAATTCAAACTTGCCCTCTGCCAGATCAGCAGCAAAAGAGAAGACAAACAGGGCAACCTCCAAAAAATAGAAGAGTTAACCCGCAAAGCCAAAGCAGAAGGCGCTGAACTCGCAGTTTTCCCCGAAATGTGCCTTACTGGTTACGTGTTGCATGACCAAATCTACGAGCTAGCCGAAACCATCCCCGGACCCTCTATCAAAAAGGTAGAGGCTTTAGCTAAAGAGACGGGTATGCATATTATATTTGGGATGCCTGAAAGAAGCGAAAAAGCCAAGCTAACGCTCTATAATACTGCCGTCTGCATTGGACCTGATGGAGTAATCGGGAAATATCGAAAAATGTATCTGCCCACGCATAGCGTGTTTGAGGAGAAACGTTATTTTCGTCTCGGCTATGAACCTGTGGCATTGCAAACCAGCCTCGGTAACATCGGCTTAACGATCTGTTACGACGTATTCTTCCCAGAAGTCTTTAGGCTGCCACGGCTTATGGGTGCGCAGCTTATAGTCTGCATTTCTGCCTCGCCTGCGGTTCGTCGAAGCTACTTTGAAGTTTTGACTTCTGCAAGGGCATTGGAAAACACGGCTTTTTTGGCTTATGTAAACCTCGCAGGGGTTCAGGAGGGTTTGCAGTTTTGGGGTGGAAGCCGCCTTGTAAGCCCTACAGGAGATGTTTTAGCTAAAGCGAAGTATGATGAAGAGGACTTTGTAATAGCAGAGGTCGATTTTACGGATTTGCGTGCAGCGGAAACATTCATCCCTACCATGCGGGATCTGCGTCCGGAGCTTTTTGAGAAGCTTAAGGATTTTTGTGAGCGTTTCTAG
- a CDS encoding preprotein translocase subunit Sec61beta has translation MSGRRRKKESGPMPAASAGLLRFFEEETEGIKVRPELLVALSITLIVVSVLAKIFF, from the coding sequence ATGAGTGGACGCAGAAGAAAGAAAGAGTCAGGTCCAATGCCTGCTGCTAGTGCAGGTTTGCTTAGGTTCTTTGAGGAAGAAACGGAAGGCATCAAAGTCCGCCCAGAACTGCTTGTGGCTCTTTCTATTACTTTGATTGTTGTTTCGGTTCTAGCAAAAATCTTCTTCTAA
- a CDS encoding NAD+ synthase, with amino-acid sequence MDFSETQKRICRFIKEYVESTGAKGIVLGLSGGIDSTTIAALSSIAIGGENVLGLMLPEKENFNQKDIDDAKTIANQFNISTQICDMTQTLNGFYNEIPIFDPADRLCKGNIKARTRMIYLYYYANKQNRIVCGSSDKSETMMGYFTKWGDAAADIAPILDLYKTQVRKLAFHMGISKELALKPSTPGLWPNQLAETELEIKYETLDLILYGLERFMTPQEIAQQLSVDQTLVEKVKTRWLLNEHKRRLPLAPKVGYRTVGNDFRLPRHNY; translated from the coding sequence ATGGATTTTTCCGAGACCCAAAAAAGAATCTGCCGCTTCATCAAAGAATACGTCGAAAGCACTGGCGCCAAAGGAATTGTGCTGGGGCTATCTGGCGGAATTGACAGCACAACCATCGCTGCACTTTCAAGCATAGCTATCGGTGGCGAAAACGTTTTGGGTTTAATGCTTCCCGAAAAAGAGAATTTTAACCAAAAAGACATCGATGACGCCAAAACCATCGCAAATCAATTCAACATTTCTACCCAAATCTGCGATATGACCCAAACCCTAAACGGCTTCTACAACGAAATTCCAATCTTTGACCCAGCGGATCGGCTCTGCAAAGGAAACATCAAAGCCCGAACCCGCATGATATATCTATACTATTATGCTAACAAGCAAAACCGCATCGTCTGCGGCAGCTCCGATAAATCAGAAACTATGATGGGTTATTTCACCAAATGGGGCGATGCAGCAGCAGACATAGCACCAATTCTGGACCTTTACAAGACTCAGGTCCGCAAACTTGCCTTTCATATGGGGATTTCAAAGGAACTGGCACTCAAACCATCCACCCCAGGTTTGTGGCCCAACCAGCTTGCAGAAACAGAATTAGAAATAAAATATGAAACCCTCGACTTAATTCTGTATGGGCTGGAACGATTTATGACTCCACAGGAAATTGCTCAACAACTAAGCGTGGACCAAACCCTTGTTGAGAAGGTTAAAACGCGGTGGCTTCTTAATGAACATAAACGTCGATTACCCTTAGCACCTAAAGTGGGTTATCGAACTGTGGGAAACGATTTTAGGCTTCCAAGACACAACTATTAA
- a CDS encoding DUF2070 family protein, which yields MEPNSSLNHSMDSATKHYSSMFLLPSLKKALLAVAVICIAAITLCTYAIFPSINSFFLGIALFAATLTGDTLISKVLLRDDPIFLIRRTLALSFVCWIIWLLFIIIGVGLSVAFGWLLWVKLCLLGFAAIITLRLLVFNAVSSAALWRRLVSTLLGPLLCIALFTTFWVTLTGITLLQILVFIIISPVIGYVAVHLLLSAIDHLGQKSYSLPAMPLFRAFLLNWVTNLNEPLEKYLETMGQNSNIDVTYIKFDAQKTKAAIIVPQVHPGPFKNIGSSLLPSLLKFRFDSEFGCNSCIPLGILGHELDLASQPQNHKIIAEIIASAKFTAQQSLASPLVREIDGAAIASCQIFGDTAFLSFSLAPQTTEDLPQELGQAVSEEAKKYGLKNALVVNTHNSLTDVIDTAEHLDELQRAASKCLQKAVAQPTKPFKVGSATVYPTEFSLKAGMGTGGITAIAVEVEKQKTAYIVIDGNNMVPGLREKILASLSGLGFDVSEVFTTDTHAVSALVTGERGYHPVGEVMDQTLLIQYITEVAKKALENLEVCAAACRHIVVPDIRVIGEEHLKSVTTLVDKAIVLAKRLVLPLFGGEGLLLLLLLLLL from the coding sequence ATGGAGCCTAACTCTTCTCTTAATCACTCAATGGACAGCGCCACAAAACACTATTCATCCATGTTCCTCCTTCCCTCACTCAAAAAAGCGCTCCTCGCCGTCGCAGTCATTTGCATAGCCGCAATCACCCTTTGCACCTACGCCATATTTCCATCCATAAACAGCTTCTTCCTCGGAATCGCCCTATTCGCCGCAACCCTCACCGGTGACACCCTAATCAGCAAAGTTCTCTTACGTGACGACCCCATCTTCCTTATACGCCGAACCCTCGCGTTGTCGTTTGTATGCTGGATAATCTGGCTCCTCTTCATAATTATCGGCGTTGGCTTAAGTGTAGCCTTTGGCTGGCTACTCTGGGTTAAACTTTGTCTCTTGGGCTTCGCAGCAATAATAACCCTAAGGCTGCTTGTGTTTAATGCGGTGTCCTCTGCCGCCCTTTGGCGACGATTGGTATCTACTTTACTTGGACCCCTTCTCTGTATAGCCCTCTTTACCACCTTTTGGGTCACCTTAACAGGAATCACCCTTCTGCAAATTTTGGTCTTCATAATAATATCCCCCGTAATAGGGTATGTAGCCGTACACCTCTTGCTCTCCGCAATTGACCATTTAGGCCAAAAAAGCTACTCCCTCCCTGCGATGCCTCTCTTTAGGGCGTTTCTACTCAACTGGGTAACAAACCTAAACGAACCTTTAGAAAAATACTTAGAAACCATGGGCCAAAATTCAAACATAGACGTCACATACATCAAGTTCGATGCCCAAAAAACCAAAGCCGCAATAATTGTGCCCCAAGTGCATCCGGGTCCCTTCAAAAACATCGGCAGCAGCCTCCTGCCCTCTTTGCTCAAATTCCGATTTGACAGCGAATTTGGCTGTAACTCCTGCATACCCTTAGGTATATTGGGGCATGAACTGGATTTAGCCTCCCAACCCCAAAACCACAAAATTATCGCCGAAATCATTGCATCCGCAAAGTTTACAGCACAGCAATCTTTGGCGTCTCCCTTGGTTCGAGAAATAGATGGCGCAGCAATTGCTTCCTGCCAAATCTTTGGCGATACCGCGTTTTTGTCTTTTTCTTTAGCGCCTCAAACAACCGAAGACCTCCCTCAAGAGCTAGGTCAAGCGGTAAGTGAGGAAGCCAAAAAATACGGGTTGAAAAACGCCTTAGTCGTTAACACCCATAACAGTCTAACCGACGTAATTGATACTGCAGAGCATCTGGATGAGTTGCAGCGTGCTGCCTCCAAATGTCTCCAGAAAGCAGTTGCCCAACCTACAAAGCCGTTTAAGGTGGGCTCCGCAACGGTTTATCCTACAGAATTCAGCCTCAAAGCAGGCATGGGCACTGGCGGCATAACTGCTATAGCGGTGGAAGTGGAAAAACAAAAAACCGCATACATAGTCATTGACGGCAACAATATGGTTCCAGGGCTGCGAGAAAAAATTCTTGCTTCCCTCTCTGGCTTAGGCTTTGATGTTAGTGAGGTCTTCACAACAGACACACATGCTGTAAGTGCCTTGGTCACAGGCGAGCGGGGTTATCATCCAGTGGGAGAGGTCATGGACCAAACACTCCTAATCCAATACATCACTGAAGTTGCGAAGAAAGCTTTGGAGAATCTTGAAGTTTGCGCAGCCGCTTGCCGCCACATAGTTGTGCCAGACATTAGAGTCATCGGTGAAGAGCACTTAAAATCCGTTACAACGCTTGTTGACAAGGCTATTGTGTTAGCAAAACGTTTGGTGTTGCCTCTTTTTGGCGGCGAAGGTTTGCTGCTGCTCTTGCTTTTGCTGCTGCTCTAA
- a CDS encoding geranylgeranylglyceryl/heptaprenylglyceryl phosphate synthase has translation MVGPIEKYLLDKIAAEGSIHLTLIDPEKVTSADASRIAENSYNSGTAAIMIGGSTFASQEHLDNVTKAIKTAVKVPTILFPNNVSGITSHADAIWFMSLLNSVDPYFLMGVQILGAPLVKKFKLEPISMGYIIVGEGGTAGIVGKAIAVPYNKPELAAAHALAGQYLGMRFIYLEGGSGAAHPVPPEMIRAVKHYIDIPLIVGGGIRTKEQALAAASAGADIIVTGNITESSDSKQRISDIICAIKTVKS, from the coding sequence ATGGTTGGTCCCATAGAAAAGTACTTGCTGGACAAAATAGCAGCCGAAGGCTCCATCCACCTTACTTTGATTGACCCCGAAAAAGTCACCTCTGCCGACGCTTCTCGAATCGCAGAGAATTCTTACAACAGCGGAACAGCAGCTATAATGATTGGCGGCTCGACCTTTGCTTCCCAAGAGCATCTTGATAACGTGACTAAAGCCATAAAAACCGCAGTAAAGGTACCAACGATTCTTTTTCCAAACAACGTATCTGGCATAACCTCGCATGCAGACGCCATCTGGTTTATGTCCCTGCTGAATTCGGTAGACCCCTACTTTTTGATGGGCGTCCAAATCCTTGGGGCTCCTCTTGTTAAGAAATTCAAGCTCGAACCCATCTCCATGGGCTATATCATCGTAGGCGAAGGTGGAACTGCTGGCATTGTGGGCAAAGCCATTGCGGTGCCTTATAATAAACCTGAACTTGCAGCCGCCCATGCCCTAGCTGGCCAATATCTCGGTATGCGTTTCATCTACCTTGAAGGAGGCTCAGGCGCAGCCCATCCCGTTCCCCCCGAGATGATACGTGCCGTTAAACACTACATCGACATACCCCTCATAGTAGGAGGAGGTATCCGAACCAAAGAGCAAGCCCTAGCAGCTGCTTCTGCAGGCGCAGACATCATAGTCACCGGCAACATTACCGAATCCAGCGACTCCAAACAACGCATATCCGACATAATCTGTGCCATAAAAACAGTTAAGTCCTAA
- a CDS encoding DNA polymerase II large subunit has protein sequence MKISQGYQNYVDSMENELKHLYEISDSARSRGLDPALKTECIVAQDIADLVEGLVGPKGVALSIRDLSAKIPREEVAFKVAQQVAQGKFLKPDEEQGPEQLAEQAIRTALAIFTEGLTAAPIQGIAQVKIKKNADQTRYLAVYFAGPIRSAGGTDQALTLVVGDYVRRELNLDTYKPTEEEVSRFVEELRLYERSVGRFQYHIPDEELRKALNLIPVECTGTESDPVEVSSYRNLERVETNRVRGGALRVVNDGIVGRAQKVYVIIDKLGFSGWEWLKNFKKKSEKKSGGFMDDVIAGRPIFAFPSTKGGFRLRYGRSRNTGLSAVGIHPATMLVVESFLAAGTQMRLELPGKGGVTLPVDSIEQPVVLLKDNSVVRVSLQNFPDVQGKIQKILFLGDMLIDFGDFLYSNKALPPSGYVEEWWSKDLQNAILSKFGADTKKAAEACNLTPQKIDDFILDPFKNKPTTQEAIALSHLLDVPLAANCIFYWTGLCTVQEVESLRKWLASSEVTLTDGVASKITGPPTEDAIKALRKIFAPHRMIEGKVVLSGEEAAAFAFTLGYGTSRQTASLQAASVLELLSLLSGVQIKDKAPTYVGGRMGRPEKAKHREMKPLVHVLFPVSLAGGSHRDLMEAAKQDHVFVELARRKCPTCKTYTLKIRCDTCGCETVPEKSCPRCGRAVKDAGCATCKTDGVLYQRQSLNFRDLVNNACATLGYQAPKMLRGVKGLTNLDKTPEIIEKGILRAKHGLSVYKDGTIRFDATNAPLTHITPAEIGVSIEKMHQMGYLADTHGLPLTDPNQVCELKLQDVVIPWTAGEYFVQIANFIDDMLTRVYKLHPYYNVKKAEDMVGQLIFGLAPHTCACILGRVVGFTDRNVIYAHPVWHSAKRRDCDGDEDAIMLGLDTLLNFSRVYLPAQIGGIMDAPILLIPFVNTKEVQRQFHDFDVSSTYPLEFYKKTQEKFDARPASAIMDVISHRLGTEAQFEGFQFTTPCTSINLGNANSSYKEFKSMIDKLHMQLELGEKIDAVDARRVALKVLNTHFMRDIAGNMRAFSTQGFRCKSCNRKFRRLPLKGNCPSCGGKLTLTVYRGGIEKYLVAAQQLVDKYGLPAYYTQRMDLIKEELAVMFDNKKPKQATLFDFK, from the coding sequence TTGAAAATTAGCCAGGGCTACCAAAACTACGTTGACTCCATGGAAAACGAACTTAAACACCTCTACGAGATTAGCGACAGCGCTCGCTCTAGAGGACTCGACCCCGCCCTCAAAACTGAATGCATCGTAGCCCAAGACATCGCCGACCTAGTGGAAGGTCTCGTTGGACCCAAAGGCGTTGCACTTAGCATCCGCGACCTAAGCGCTAAGATACCCCGCGAAGAAGTTGCCTTCAAAGTAGCACAGCAGGTTGCTCAAGGTAAATTCCTCAAACCCGACGAAGAACAGGGACCCGAGCAGCTAGCTGAGCAGGCGATTCGAACAGCGCTTGCCATCTTCACAGAAGGGTTAACTGCCGCTCCCATCCAGGGCATCGCTCAGGTTAAAATAAAAAAGAACGCAGACCAAACCCGCTACCTCGCCGTTTACTTCGCAGGACCCATCCGTTCTGCCGGCGGCACCGACCAAGCCCTAACCTTAGTCGTAGGCGACTATGTACGCCGCGAACTAAACTTAGACACGTACAAGCCCACTGAAGAAGAAGTATCGCGGTTTGTAGAGGAGTTGCGGCTCTATGAACGCTCCGTTGGGCGCTTCCAATATCACATTCCCGACGAGGAGCTTCGGAAAGCGCTAAATCTTATTCCCGTTGAATGCACGGGGACCGAGTCTGATCCTGTGGAGGTCTCCTCTTACCGCAACTTGGAACGCGTCGAAACCAACCGTGTCCGCGGTGGAGCACTTCGTGTGGTTAATGACGGCATTGTAGGGCGTGCCCAAAAAGTCTATGTTATCATTGATAAATTGGGTTTTTCGGGTTGGGAGTGGCTCAAAAACTTTAAGAAGAAATCGGAGAAGAAATCGGGCGGCTTCATGGACGACGTCATCGCTGGACGGCCCATCTTTGCTTTCCCCTCCACAAAAGGCGGCTTTAGACTGCGTTACGGTCGCTCACGAAACACCGGGCTCTCAGCTGTAGGTATCCATCCTGCCACTATGCTTGTCGTGGAGAGTTTTCTTGCTGCAGGTACCCAGATGCGTTTAGAGTTGCCCGGCAAGGGCGGTGTGACTCTGCCTGTGGATAGTATTGAGCAGCCTGTGGTTTTGCTTAAGGATAACTCCGTGGTTAGGGTCTCGCTTCAGAACTTCCCCGACGTACAGGGGAAAATCCAAAAAATCCTATTCTTAGGCGACATGCTCATTGACTTCGGTGATTTCCTCTACAGCAACAAAGCTCTGCCGCCCTCAGGCTACGTGGAGGAATGGTGGTCCAAAGACCTTCAGAACGCAATCCTCTCAAAATTTGGCGCCGACACCAAAAAAGCCGCCGAAGCCTGCAACCTAACCCCCCAGAAAATTGACGACTTCATACTTGACCCCTTCAAAAACAAACCCACCACCCAAGAAGCAATCGCACTCAGCCACCTTTTGGATGTGCCGCTAGCCGCTAACTGCATCTTCTATTGGACGGGCTTGTGTACCGTTCAAGAAGTCGAGTCCCTGCGAAAATGGCTGGCAAGCAGTGAAGTAACCTTGACGGATGGTGTTGCATCAAAAATCACAGGACCCCCAACTGAGGACGCAATTAAGGCACTTCGAAAAATCTTTGCGCCCCACCGAATGATTGAAGGTAAAGTCGTGTTAAGCGGCGAGGAGGCGGCTGCGTTTGCCTTCACCTTGGGCTATGGTACTTCGCGGCAGACGGCTTCTTTGCAGGCGGCGTCGGTTCTTGAATTGTTAAGCCTGCTCTCAGGTGTGCAGATTAAAGATAAAGCCCCAACCTATGTGGGTGGACGTATGGGTCGCCCCGAGAAGGCAAAGCACCGTGAAATGAAACCCCTCGTCCACGTACTTTTCCCCGTCAGCTTAGCAGGCGGTTCACATCGAGACCTTATGGAAGCCGCCAAACAAGACCACGTCTTCGTAGAGCTAGCCCGACGCAAATGCCCCACCTGCAAAACCTACACGCTAAAAATCAGATGCGATACATGCGGTTGCGAAACAGTCCCTGAGAAGAGTTGCCCCCGTTGCGGTAGAGCCGTTAAGGATGCTGGCTGCGCAACCTGCAAAACCGATGGGGTTCTCTATCAGCGTCAATCTTTAAACTTCCGCGACCTTGTCAACAACGCCTGCGCTACACTAGGTTATCAGGCTCCCAAGATGCTCCGCGGCGTCAAAGGTCTCACAAACCTTGACAAGACCCCAGAAATCATTGAAAAAGGCATCTTGCGCGCTAAGCATGGCTTATCTGTGTATAAGGATGGCACCATCCGCTTTGACGCTACCAATGCCCCCCTAACCCATATCACACCAGCCGAAATCGGAGTCTCCATTGAGAAGATGCATCAAATGGGTTATCTAGCCGATACGCATGGTTTGCCCTTAACCGACCCTAATCAAGTCTGTGAACTGAAACTCCAAGATGTCGTTATTCCCTGGACGGCTGGGGAGTACTTTGTGCAAATCGCTAACTTTATCGACGATATGCTTACTCGCGTCTACAAGCTGCACCCCTACTATAACGTCAAGAAAGCCGAGGATATGGTCGGGCAGCTAATCTTTGGCTTGGCGCCGCACACTTGCGCTTGTATCTTGGGTCGGGTTGTCGGCTTCACTGATCGTAACGTAATTTATGCCCATCCAGTTTGGCACAGCGCGAAACGACGTGACTGCGACGGCGACGAAGACGCCATAATGCTTGGTCTCGATACGCTGCTTAATTTTTCGCGTGTGTATCTTCCCGCACAAATCGGCGGTATCATGGACGCCCCCATCCTGCTCATCCCCTTCGTTAATACCAAAGAGGTGCAGCGGCAATTCCATGATTTCGACGTCAGCTCCACCTATCCACTAGAGTTCTACAAGAAAACTCAAGAAAAATTTGATGCCCGGCCCGCCAGCGCTATAATGGATGTCATCAGCCATCGTCTCGGTACCGAAGCCCAGTTTGAAGGCTTCCAATTCACCACACCCTGCACAAGCATCAACCTTGGTAACGCCAACAGCAGCTACAAAGAATTCAAATCCATGATAGACAAGCTTCACATGCAGCTAGAGCTTGGTGAGAAAATCGATGCTGTCGACGCCCGCCGGGTAGCTCTCAAGGTGCTTAACACTCACTTCATGCGTGACATCGCTGGGAACATGCGCGCTTTCTCCACGCAGGGGTTCCGATGTAAATCCTGCAATCGTAAATTCCGACGTTTACCCCTCAAAGGTAACTGCCCCTCATGCGGCGGAAAACTAACCCTCACCGTTTACCGAGGCGGAATCGAGAAGTATCTGGTGGCAGCCCAACAGTTGGTTGACAAATACGGTTTACCCGCCTATTACACGCAGCGGATGGATTTAATTAAAGAAGAACTCGCCGTTATGTTTGATAACAAAAAACCCAAACAAGCCACTCTCTTTGACTTCAAGTAA
- a CDS encoding MarR family transcriptional regulator, whose protein sequence is MRHDITVDLTIILVGVLLAATTGASIEYYRQIRKAQKEYEKARDFVEDIVLSFNRELKRESDRFESIAFKVDGSASKSESNQNKIENFEKKLAFLEEQLGSVGLSIQQLLTQDTQNNTSLLSSLEGLELKIQDIEASQETLRNKIIEVETQIQKIPTTPPEVKTEPLMPVIPIKRDKAMAALTDTEIAVLEMLSKEGAKTAPEIKERLQLSREHTARLMKKLYEEGYLEREAGKIPFRYSIKKEMETLMQKAESTST, encoded by the coding sequence ATGAGGCATGATATCACGGTTGACTTAACCATAATACTTGTTGGCGTGCTGCTTGCTGCTACAACGGGAGCTTCCATAGAGTACTACAGGCAAATACGTAAGGCACAAAAAGAGTATGAGAAAGCGCGAGACTTCGTGGAAGATATAGTGTTAAGTTTCAACCGGGAACTTAAGCGCGAATCAGATCGTTTTGAATCTATAGCATTTAAGGTTGATGGAAGCGCATCGAAGTCTGAGAGTAACCAAAACAAAATTGAAAACTTTGAAAAAAAGTTAGCCTTCCTCGAGGAACAACTTGGCAGCGTCGGCCTAAGTATTCAGCAATTACTAACACAAGACACACAAAACAACACTAGTCTGCTTTCAAGTTTAGAGGGGCTCGAATTAAAAATCCAAGACATCGAAGCCTCTCAAGAAACCCTTCGAAATAAAATCATCGAGGTTGAAACCCAAATACAAAAAATACCAACAACGCCACCTGAAGTCAAAACCGAACCACTCATGCCTGTTATACCCATCAAACGAGACAAAGCCATGGCTGCCCTCACTGACACCGAAATTGCAGTTTTAGAAATGCTCTCCAAAGAGGGAGCAAAAACGGCGCCTGAAATCAAAGAGCGCCTCCAGCTTAGCAGAGAGCATACGGCGCGGTTGATGAAGAAGCTCTATGAGGAAGGGTATCTTGAGCGTGAAGCGGGCAAAATCCCGTTCAGATACAGCATCAAAAAAGAGATGGAAACCTTGATGCAGAAAGCTGAAAGTACCTCTACGTAG
- a CDS encoding orc1/cdc6 family replication initiation protein: MGNSSVLDDVFDNFVNGIKLFRDREVLRHDYIPEKLPHREDQIRLLGVTVAPVLRDARCSNIFIYGKTGTGKTAVTKYVLSHLESKAKEFGAQVKFCYINCRMVGSEYRVFASLSQSVGLSIPFTGLSVGEVFDRFRQGLDQSRIIFIIVLDEVDALIKDRGDSFMYELTRINETLHNSKVSIIGISNDLRLKEFLDPRVFSSLSEEELVFRPYDAAELRNILSERSKLSFQDGVLSDSALSICSALAAAEHGDARRALDLLRVAGEVAERQGSKAITEEHVRQAEKHIEHNRVIDALKNLTLHSKLVLLSVYHLNKSNASTGEIYDVYNELCGEFGAGLLTQRRLGTLINELDSMGLVNAKVVSMGRYGRTKKIRLEISRSLIRDVLSGDDMVGRLIGYSPQALHKNVDKTL; this comes from the coding sequence ATGGGCAATTCAAGCGTACTTGATGACGTATTTGACAATTTCGTTAACGGCATTAAACTGTTCAGAGATCGCGAAGTTCTAAGACATGATTATATCCCTGAAAAATTGCCTCATCGTGAAGACCAAATTCGCCTTTTAGGCGTTACAGTAGCCCCTGTCCTGCGAGATGCACGATGTTCAAACATTTTTATCTACGGCAAAACTGGTACAGGTAAAACAGCTGTGACCAAATATGTCCTGAGTCACTTAGAATCTAAGGCTAAGGAATTTGGCGCCCAAGTCAAGTTTTGCTACATTAATTGTCGTATGGTGGGCTCTGAATATCGTGTGTTTGCCAGCTTAAGCCAAAGCGTTGGTTTATCTATCCCCTTCACAGGCTTATCCGTTGGAGAAGTTTTTGATCGCTTCCGCCAAGGCCTTGATCAATCTCGAATAATATTCATAATCGTTCTCGACGAGGTTGATGCTCTCATTAAGGACCGCGGCGACTCCTTTATGTATGAACTCACCCGCATAAACGAAACTCTCCACAATAGCAAAGTCTCCATCATTGGCATATCTAACGATCTTCGCCTCAAAGAATTTCTCGACCCCCGCGTCTTTAGTTCCCTTAGTGAAGAAGAACTTGTCTTTAGACCCTACGACGCGGCTGAACTCCGCAACATCCTCTCGGAACGTTCCAAGCTGTCTTTTCAAGATGGTGTGCTTTCTGATTCAGCTCTAAGCATATGCTCTGCTTTGGCGGCTGCAGAACACGGCGATGCTCGGCGAGCTCTTGATTTGCTGCGGGTCGCTGGTGAAGTCGCAGAACGTCAAGGTTCAAAAGCTATAACTGAGGAGCATGTGCGCCAAGCCGAAAAACACATAGAACACAACAGAGTAATTGACGCGCTCAAAAATTTGACTCTGCACTCAAAACTGGTGCTTCTAAGCGTCTATCATTTAAACAAATCTAACGCTTCAACTGGGGAAATATATGACGTTTATAATGAACTGTGCGGCGAATTTGGTGCAGGGTTGTTGACGCAGCGTAGATTGGGCACATTGATTAACGAGTTGGATTCGATGGGACTGGTGAACGCTAAGGTTGTGAGTATGGGGCGTTACGGTAGAACTAAAAAAATCCGCTTGGAAATTTCTCGCAGTCTAATTCGAGATGTGCTTAGCGGCGATGACATGGTTGGGCGCCTAATCGGTTATTCGCCTCAAGCTCTTCACAAAAACGTCGACAAGACTCTATAA